DNA sequence from the Corvus hawaiiensis isolate bCorHaw1 chromosome 6, bCorHaw1.pri.cur, whole genome shotgun sequence genome:
TCTCCCCTAGAGATTAGCTCAGATTTAgcccccaaattttccccacatgctcagtactcatcacctcatttttccctccaagtGTTCATTCTCTACTCTTGAGATTTTGTCAAGTTTTGCCTCCaaaattttccttatttgtCTACTACTGAGTACCTCATTTTTACACCAAAATATTCATTCTGTCTCCTACAGGTTACATCAAGTTTCACCCCCCAAAGTTTCCTTCCTGTACAATATTAACTCTTTTCTGCCCCAAAAATGTTCTCTCCCCTAAACATCACCTcaagcttttccctcaaaaatgccaCCTCGCTCCCCTCGACATtccctcccattttcctacacaaacaatTCTtgtgtcccctctcagtcaccccaggttttcagctgaaaatgtcTCCTCTGTCCCCTTGAAGTTATCCCAGGTTTtcccagtgaggagctgcaagGAATTCAGGCAGGGCCAATGACACCAGGGAACAGCTGTAAATTCAGAGGCAGAAAGAGAAGATCtaccaggaaaggggaaaggttcagaaaacatttctgcaattaattaattaattaataattcttTCCAGTTCCCCACTGAGAAGAACACAACCTCACAGCTGTTAAGGCCTGACAgttccctgcagggagagctcagcacatgTGCCCAGAGGCAATCCCAgcatctgcaagaaagaaagaagcagcaaaaggtgatttcttctctttcaaagttatttcaagTGCTCACACCCAAACCAACCTTTGCTCTTGATTCTGGCCGGGTGCATGGTGAGCAGTAGGCACAGGTCATGTCATCCATGCTGGTGTGAGTGATGCTTTCTGGGGGAAAGCAGCTGATTCCCAAAGTTTCCTTCCTGCCCCGTGCCTGATCTGCACAGGAGAAAACCTCTTCCAGGAAGGGATTGTGCTCCCTCTAATCCCATTTGCCCAGTCTGTGCCATGGGGACAttgccagcctggggcagcagaggcacacgcagctctcagcactctctgctccaagcacagctctgggctcctttgCACACTGCCTCTGCCGTGGGGttttctccaggagaagccAAGGAACTGCTCATGGAAGGGTGCAGATTAAGTTAGCCCAAAGGGAAGCAAAGAATAAGTACTCCAGGAAGAGCCCTTGGGAtctgctgggctgaggtgggaaggggacaTTGATTCCCTGCAGGGCCAATACACAACAACCTCCAACCCAAAGCCCAGACTGGCAGGTGGGGTCTGACAGCACCACTCTGACAAACCTCCTTGTCATTCTTCCCTGCAGTGACTTTTGCAAGCAAACTCTGAAGCTGACAAGCCCAGAAGCTCCATCCATCCACTCTGGAAGGAAAGGATActcccagggatgaggcacATTCCCAGCAAACTCTCCCAACACAGCCTGGAGGCAGCGCTGGAGCtcggctgtggggctgggaagggctgccaggagcacgCAGCCCCCAGGGGGggtggcagcggcagcagcaaaTTCCCACAGGCTGATGGCACAACAGAGAGACAAAGGCCAGCAGTGGCCACGGGAGGTGCAGGGTTaattctgctccctgccctgccccatccctgcaggaaagCTCCAGGGGGGAGAGAAACTCTCAGGGTGCCCAAAATGCAGCATCTGTCACCCTGATCCTGCTTCAACTCAGCGTGGGGGACCAAACTCCCCCCACAGGTAAACACTGAGCTGAGCTGGTCAGTCTCAAACACAGCCCCAGTTctcagctccagcctgctcctggggctgctgccacatTCCTGACAAGGAGCCCCTGTGGACAGggctctctctgtgtctcaggtgctgggcactgcagggaccAGGGCAGCCCCCTCTGGGGACAATTGGGGATTCATCCCACACCACAGGCAGGACCAGGGGCCCTCCAGTACAGGCTGGTGGGGCCAGAGCCCATTGGGTTTGGCTGCTCAAACACCAAAGCTTTTGGCAAAGATGGGATGAGTTAAGTGGGTTTTCCTGTCCTGAGACAGAGAAGAAATTGTTGAAATTAAGCATGGAAATTAAGTCCACTGTGGAAGTCAAAGGCTCCTGGCTTTCCCACTCCTGTTCTGATTGCTCACTAGAGGGTTTTATCCATAACAAATGAGAGGTGGCACCAAATAAAAGAGctctttttcaacattttttccctACTTTCTTTCATACATAAAAAGGATGTCCATTTTTTCTTAGTGCATTCTTTGCCTAATTTTAACAGAACCATTTTCCTTCCAGGCCCCACTTGTGAGTTCTTCGCTCCTTTGCCatgggactttggacaaggaaGAGAAGGATCTGCTCCACACGGGTGTCATCCTATGGGGAACACCCCCTGtaccagccccagcctgtgctaAGCACGCTGCCTCACTTCCCCCATTCTGGATGCTGGCTCCAATCCAGTCTGAGTTTTCTCCTGGTTTCCATGTCTAAGGACAGGAACTTGTCCTGGTCAGGGTGTAAGGCCTTAAACTGCACCTTGATCTGGGGGGCTGTGACTGggattccagcagggaattcattgtttcacaaataaaaattattccagggagctgctgctttaccACACAGTgtcagcaaaagagaaaaaacaccaaaGGTGTATCCAAAAACAAGGATGAAATGATTCCTCCTGCTTTGAGTGGGATCAGGGCTTATGCTGCCCTGGAATGACAAAGAACTTCTCCCTCAGCCCCCCAGAGAGCCCTCGAAAAGCCaaagtgcagcagggaaggaaggaaaggcacctgctggggacagcacagctccagctgctcatggggactgggaatgagTCTGGAGCCAGcttcccaggctggaggggcCTGCCTAAAGCACCACCTCTGGGAAGCAAAGGGCTATGGAAGAAAGGGAGTGGGAATTTACAATAATAATCACAATGTATTGGGAAAGAGCAACAAGAGAAGCAACAATCATTccaagggagcaggagggatgctgagctTTAAACGAGGTTGgagtgaggcagcagctcctggcagttctaacccacagctccagctctgcgcttccaggagcactgcaagctcctcctgcccaggccCTGGCTTTGCCTCCTGCCAGTACTCGGCACCTCGGGCACGGTTGGGTGCGAgtgctccagggctgctgccccGAGGGAGCGGGAAAATGAGCATTAAACCCCTTCCCACTGGGCTGGCTCCGAGCTCTGGCTGGGGAAAACATTTGGCAGCCCTGGCATTTCAATGAAATCAGTTTCCATCACTTTGAAGATGCACTGAATAAACCCAGGGCACATAAGTAAACCTCTCCCCAGAAGGACAGCCCCAGGGAATACACAATTATTCCTAGGCCTGGCCAAACAAACCAGCAGCCAGGTTTGGGGGAGAGACTCCAGACTCTTCTTCCCTGGCTGTAAAACACTTGCAGAGGCTTTGGAGTTCATACAAGCTTGTCAGGATTTGGATACTTCATTTAAATTCCATTCAGATACTGGAATGGAAGGGTCCTAAAGGCACCTCCACTCAGACTTTAATTTTAAGCCCTCTACCACCAAAGAATTTGGATGTTCTTTTCTTAGGAACATCCCACCTCTGCTTCTTTAGGTGTCTCCATGTGGGacataaaataaatgtggaCAAATTTTAGAATGCAGCTTCCAAGTCAAGTTACCTGCTAGGAAATTACTCCAGCTCTCTGGCACCTTGGGCTGTTTTAAACACAGCCTGGCCCTTCATGGCTGAGGCTCTGAGCTACACAACTTGTGAGCTGGCAAGTAACAGCAGCTGAGGGCTCATCCCAGCTGTACACAAAAACAGGGAGGGTGGGCTGCACTTGGATACATGCAGGCAGGGTTGGGCCCCTTCTGAAAGCTTCAATCCCTGTTTTTCAGAGACTCAATCAGGGATAATGACATTTTCACAAAGCTCTCTTAAGGCACGTGAAAACCCAAGCAAGAAAATGGAATCAAACCCTTTGTTCCACTGGCCTCACGCCCCAAATTCCAACGGGACACACAAGTCCCTCTCCTCGCAAGGCAACGTCTCCTACCTGGATCTGTGCCTTCCCCAGCCTTTGGTGGCCGCTGTCTCCATCCTCACAcacttcctcatcttcctcctcagcaggcCTGGCTTCCTCATCCTGCAGAGCAAGCACAGGGACAGTCACCAGCCTGCTCATCCCAAacctgggcagcagggatggactgCTGGGACCCCCTGGACAGTCACCCCTCTGCTGggcaccatccctgctctgcagcccattCCTGTTCCTGGCCTGGCATCTCCTTTGAACGGGATGTTAAACCACAACCACttgctctgctgggttttgggacATCAGAGACTCCCCCAAGGCAGTGGACAAAGCTCCtgttcccacagcctctgcctccCAAAGCCCTGCTAGGGCCAGGCAGAGCAAGGGAAACCCCTCAGTTCCTGCTGGAAATTTCCTCTTGTGCCTGTAAACCCAGGGAAAtcgtggctgccccatccctggaagtgttcaaggccaggctggtcacagcttggagcaccctgtggatggaatgaggtgatccttaaggtcccttcccactcaaacTATTCTGCCATTCCaggatgattctgtgatctcttcctgcatttattttgcatcGTTTCCTCTCTAATTTGACTTCCCAAAtctaaatgattttttaaagaaataatttaaaattatcccAAGAATAAAAAGGGGTGCATCAAACATACAAGAATCATTCCTACCTCCATCAAATCATTAATTGGAAGCCTCTTTCCTCATCTCTGTCcttacttttcctttcctagGAAACCTTATGATCCCACAGCTTCTCCAAGAGATTTACTGGGATTGCAGAAAGGTTTGCTTTGTCAGGGAGGCAGGGGGGTTTACaacacttgttcctctgcatctttatcctTTCACCAGCTTTCCCCCGGAACGGTGCTGCAAGAGAAGTTCAGAATTActagaaatggatcaggttcacctTCTTTCCTCACTCTTTTCCAACGACTTCCAAATTCTTGGAATTATCCTCAAATGAGGCCTAGAAAGCTCCTGTGAAAACATCAATCAGAGGAACatctttaaaagagaaaaccacatccagcagcagccaatACAATCCCATTGCTATTCTTACCTGGTCTCCAGGTGCTCccgccagagctcccaacaccCATTGCCATCCcatgagggtgaggaggcagtTTTGGATGTGTTCTTTGCCATGGGATGGGATAACAGAGCCCAGAGGGTCTTtgtgtcccttccaagccaccccatgattccatgataccACCAGCACCTATACCAATTCCATTCTGGAAAGCCCAATTCCATTCCTCCCATCAACTCAgaatttctcccttcctctctctgctccacaTCAGGCATGTGTTGCCACGTGCCACAGCCATGGGATGTCTCAGCATTGCCTGGGAATGCCACTCAAGGCTGCCCTTGTGGCCTCAGCGCTCCAAAATGCCCAGCTGGCTCCCGTTCCAGTCGGGAATGTCCCAAACAGCAGCGTCGGGTGTGCCCTCTGCCATCCCACCATTGGGGCAGCTCCCATAGAATGTGACCGACTTACTGGGCTTGGAATTCCTGGCTTAAAAAGCAGGTGCTGGAATATCCTTTCCTGGGAATATCCACAAGACCAGAAGGCTCCCTGGAAGCCACAGGTCGGGGGCAGAGTCAGATGAACGAGCCTGAACCGGTTTTCAGGGGATGCctccccagcctgtggctgcaAAAACTCCAGAGTTGTTCCTTCCCCTTGGGACAGCCAGGGAAAACATCCCCAGCATGGATTTCTGACAGGAAAAACCTCACTGCTCCAGGCGACTTGGCTCCTCCCAAATCCAGGCCAACACTCCAACAGGCTCTAAggacaaaacaacagcaaagaccATCTCAGGGCACACGCCACGAGCTGGGCGTCACATTCCTCACTGGAACTGGGCTGTTCCCACATCCCTGTGACAGTCGGGAGCACCCCCCGTTCCTCGCTCCTCCATTCAGGACAAAGAGACAACAGAGCTGTCAAACAGCCAGTGTGTATGCCAGAGACTGAGATATTATAtgttatgacttaaacattttcttaaaggacttttaaaactgtattacaaaagctgaagagaagactGGAACACCttgaatggggccctgaggcctgacaccgctcgctgatgaagataagataaagtaacaactcagggctggggacattcactgagcacgggcttaacacctccaaggtggggaccacagccccagggcgatcagctgccaggctcacacagaccctggcaccaaggggtggagggaggagaggctctgggtaccttggaaaagcctctggtcagaggtgcagtgaccgcccatcctccactgtgcagagcccagctgcggGGTGCTCACCGGGGGGAGGAAGctcatccacagcagaaggggtgacatggcccagcacaggggcccccagaccctgcagcagagcaccagagatgatgcaacagaccctcagtgttgcaagggacagtgtcaagccggcccctgcaagagaggcacgtgggcGTTCCCGCCTGGCCCAAAGTGTGCATTAACCCACGGAATTCTGCACCCTTCGGCTGCGGCAGCATGGAGCGGGATGGCCACGGCGCccacgggggaccctcaccagcagcgcagcggatggaggggagcaacgagacgtcgttggCACCCTCAGAGGGGTGATGGGCTTCCACCTACCCccgtcacctctccctgttcccccaccccccacgcacacttttctttttctctttcttttctcttcccttttctttgcctcttttactatcaaataaaatacatccattttttggcaacaacatctgacctcgtttggttttaatctcatttctggggagATTTTGAACCTTCCAggttctttctggtttatgctcagagactcagcttgctttgctttcctgggtctaaACCAGATTGTAAACAGTGTAACCCCAACAATCCAGGGAAAACCACCTTGCTCTGGGGAGAAACATCATGCCCAGTTATGGAAAAAGCCAAAGAGCAGTACTGGAAACACTCCCAGGCATGGAGCCTCCCAGCTCCAGAAATGCAGCTCACAGGCTTCTTCCCATGGAAACCCCAATCTTGCCCAGGACTGGGCTCAGGGAGAAAGTCCTGCCCATTCCACCACTCTGGCATAGACACCccaggaaggtgtccctgatcATGGCAAGGGGCTGAACAGGATGGTCTGTAAGGTTCTTGCCAGCACAGACCATTCCAGGAGTTTAAGGTGGAtttgagcagctcctggggacatGAACACCCCCCACACCTCCCACCTGGCTCAGCCCAGAGTCCATCCAGCActcacagagagctgctgggagctgaaattctccctgctccccctgcctggGAAaccctgcctccagctcctgggaaagaggagctgcatcctgctgggtgcccctggctctgggcagctgccgCCTTCAGGCAGGGGGATGGCTCGGGCAGCTCCGGTGACTGTTCCACCTCgatgattttgtgttttcctgcatttccctgggctggaggggagcagggggtgcGGTGGGAGTGCGGGAAGGCAGCGGCGGGGAGGGCAAGGAGCGCGGCCGGGCACCGCACGGCGCAGGGGggcttctgctggcagtggaGGGGCGCGACCCGTACGGAGGCGTCCCCGCCGCTGCCGGCCACTGCCCACGGGGCTCCTGCCCGCCCCCGGCGCCATTGACCCCACAGCCCGCGTCCCCACACTGGGAACCACCATGGAAAATCATGCTGGAACCTCTAATCCTGAGCCCGAGCCTTGACCTTTGACCCCTTGACCCATTCCTTGACTAGCCAACCTTTGATCCCTGACCCCTGACCTTTGATCCCTGACTCTCGACCATCCACCTTCACACCTTGAGCCTTGACCTTTGACCCCAACCTTTGCCCTTTGACCCTTGCCCTTTGACCCATGACACTTGACCACATGACCTTTGACCCCTGAGCCCTATGACCTTTTCCCCAACCTTCTACATGTGACCTCTCTGCTTTGACCTTGATCACCTTGACCTTTGACTCCCTGACTCCCCAACCCCTGCCCTGACTTTTGTCCCTTTATCCCCTAACCTTTAACCCCCTCTACTTTATACCCCTCACTGCTCTTGCTGCCTGGAACCCCTCACTCCTGCTCTACACGCCCCAGCCCCCAACCCCTACCTGTCGctctccagcctgcagctgcCATCCCTACCTTTTTGGTGTGGGCCTTGTCCTCCTCTGAGGGTTCCAGGGTTATCCCAGCACCAGGCttactgagctgtgctgcactgaGGGTTTGCAGTGGTACCACAGAAAGAGATAGATTTGTCATCATTTACCCCAAAATATGATCAGAGGGATCACAAATTAATTAAGTTCCTTAAGGCTGAAATCAAAGAAGGTGAGTGGGCTGTTACCCCAGTAGGACAAGTTGTAGTTCCACCCCGATCCTTCGGGAAATAGCCCAATGAGAGCATGAAAGTACCCACTGgggaacagaaaatcttttaaaacatttaaggAAAGTAGTGATAGGGAGAGGAATGACTGATATTGTACAATCTGTAACAAACAAGTGTGAAACCTGCGGTAAAAACAACCCTGACACAAGCAAGAGAGTTGTGTTAGGAGTGACAAAGACAGGAGAGCTCCCGGGAGATTACTGGCAAATAGATTTTGCTGAGATGCCACACAAAGAGGGATGCAGGTATATACTGGTACTGGCTGACACCTTCAGTGGATGGCCTGAGGCTTTCCCCTGTCGcaccaacacagcaaaagaaggaGTGAAAGCTTTGCTCAACCATATAATACCAAGATTTGGGGttcctttgggaatgtcatCAGATAGGGGACCACATTTTGTAGCAACAGTGGTTGGGGAAGTTAGCAGGATTTTGGGACTTACCTGGGACCTGCACACACCATACAGGCCCCAGGCCAGTGGCAAAGTTGAACGCATGAACGGGACCCTCAAAACCCAGATGGGCAAGATTTGTCAAGAGACATCCATGACATGGGTTCAAGCCCTGCCCATAGCCTTGCTGAGAGTCTGCATACAGCCAAGGCAAAGGGACAACATCAGTCCCTATGAAATATTATATGGCAGGCCATACCAGGTTCCACAGATCCCGGGGGAAGTTCATAGGAGAGGTAAAAACgatttgcagaaatatttaatggctctgagttccactttgcagaagctccagagatTCGTTGTGTTATCCAAACCAATAGGATTGGACACAGCTACTCAtccattccagcctggagactgggtcTACATCAAGTGCTGGGACATCAACCCCTTGCAAGCAGGGGGACCTTTCCAAGTTTTGCTGACCACTTCTACTGCGGTCAAGGTTGCTGGCAAGAGACCCTGGATTCACTACTCCAGGGTgaagaaagcttctgctcccaaaatcaccaagaagacagagactgatccagtttaaactgttttttacatgtttgctgtttgcccaaCTGGTAACCATGATTCAGGGTTCACCCTGTGATTTGCATAAGACTGTGGTCCAAAACGTGTCCAAAATTCTTAGTAAGAGCGATTGCTGGAGCTGTACTCAGTTACCACCCCTAGATGGGAAGGGTCACTGGCCATTGATTGGCATTTTAAGGGAAGAGAACCGCACGGAAACGTGGGAACCAATTAATGGGGCACCCTTCTGCCCCCCATTACCGTGAGGGGCCTGGTGGAGCATGCAAACTATAAGGTTCCTTGTGCAATTGTAAACGCCACAGGAAAAGCTGTTCTTCCTTCATATTGTCATCAGACCCATTTCAGGGAAATAACAGACCCAAGAATTGCAGCAAAGATGAAAGTGACAGGGTGGAGACTGGCTCAGCCCTTTGGGACGGGGTTGTATTGGATATGGGGTGATAAGGCCTGGAAAGTTATGCCCGTGAACAAAGACCAGGCTTGTGCTATCGGGGCTGTGGTCCCAAATATAGCAATATTTGACCATCTTGAAAAACcaaatgagaggagaaaaagatctCTTAATCTCCTCATTGAACGTCCCACACTTTTTCATAGCATAATCAGAGCCCTTGTACCCGCTTATGGAGTAGTTGAACTGGAGAGAGCAATTGTAAACATCTCAGCTGTCATTGAATGTATTGAGCAGCACACTGCAGCTGC
Encoded proteins:
- the LOC125327380 gene encoding uncharacterized protein LOC125327380 isoform X2, encoding MMTNLSLSVVPLQTLSAAQLSKPGAGITLEPSEEDKAHTKKSLLECWPGFGRSQVAWSSEVFPVRNPCWGCFPWLSQGEGTTLEFLQPQAGEASPENRFRLVHLTLPPTCGFQGAFWSCGYSQERIFQHLLFKPGIPSPELSRPHLRIIPRIWKSLEKSEERRMRKPGLLRRKMRKCVRMETAATKGWGRHRSSCSLVSLALPEFLAAPHWENLG
- the LOC125327380 gene encoding uncharacterized protein LOC125327380 isoform X1, with protein sequence MMTNLSLSVVPLQTLSAAQLSKPGAGITLEPSEEDKAHTKKSLLECWPGFGRSQVAWSSEVFPVRNPCWGCFPWLSQGEGTTLEFLQPQAGEASPENRFRLVHLTLPPTCGFQGAFWSCGYSQERIFQHLLFKPGIPSPELSRPHLRIIPRIWKSLEKSEERRMRKPGLLRRKMRKCVRMETAATKGWGRHRSRCWDCLWAHVLSSPCRELSGLNSCEVVFFSVGNWKELLIN